AGCGCGAGACGGCTTAGAAGCTTTGGCCATGCTGGAGCGAGATAACGATATTTCCGTAATCGTAACTGACAGTGAAATGCCGAAAATGCGAGGTGAGGAGCTGTGCATCGAGATCCGTCGCATTTACACTGAAGAGGATATTGCCATTATCGGTATTTCAGGGGTGGAGTCGGCGCATTTATCGGCGCGTTTTTTAAAAAATGGCGCCAACGATTACCTGCGTAAACCTTTTAACCCGGAAGAGTTTTACTGTCGGGTAAGACAGAACGTAGAAATGCTCGAGCAAATTCGAACCATCCGTCGCCAAGCAAACTCAGATTACTTAACCGAGCTGCCGAATCGGCGTTATTTTTTTAGCCAAGTGAACAAATCTCTAAAGGCGGCTGCGCAGCAACAGCAACCAAGTATGATTGCCATGTTAGATGTTGATCATTTTAAAGCGGTGAACGATCGCTACGGCCATGATGGTGGCGATGAGGTGCTTAAGGCATTGAGTAAGGCATTATGTGAGCATTTTGATTATGAGCAAGTCGCACGTATGGGCGGTGAAGAATTTGCGGTGTATTTTGCCGCTGAAGAGCCACAGCACTGTTTGCAAAAACTGGAGGCTTTTCGCCGCTTCGTGCACACTCAAGGTGCGGCATTAACGCCGCAGAGCATTGCATTTACTGTCTCTGTCGGGGCTGCCTACGGCATCAGCGATAATATTGAAGCGTTGATAAAAGCCGCCGACGTGCAGCTTTATCATGCTAAAGACTCTGGCAGAAATACAGTTGCCTATGCCCCGCTTAACACTGACTCGTAAGTACCAAGGTCACATAGCAGGTATTCAGTGCCGTTGCAGTTTGGCGTAAAAAGCTGTGAGTTCACACCCAGCGGTTATGCTCGTGGGTGTGACGCCTAGATATGAATGTGATTCACTCGGTGCGCGTGATCACCACTTTGATCACCGGGTTGTCAAAGCGATGTTGAGCGCCTAAAGCCGATTGCGCTAAGCCGTCATCGGCACTCACCACGCCAGGGTGCAAAGCCACAAAGTTAGTGTCGTCTCTTATTGCGTTGAATCCTTCACCCATACCAGCAGGGCCTGGGATAAACTGCGCAAGTTCAGAGTTGCCCTCGGTGCCAGCATCATACCCATGGCCATAGAGCGATATGCTTTGCCCAGCAGCCAGCGGCGTTAAATCCACGGCGTTAACACCGGTAAACGCATCATTGGTATTGACCAACATGGTTGCCAAGGTCAACTTACTATCAGCAACATCCTCTACTGACAGGGTAAATTCATCGGTATGACCAGGGCTGATAGGCGTTTCTCCGCCATAGTGTGCAATCACCTCTGTATTTGCTAGCAGCGCCGAGTTATCGCCCCCTTCAGCAAGTGCTTCGAGAGCACCTGAAGCCGGCTCACCAATACGCCAAAATTGACCTTGCTGATGCAGTACGCCAGCGACAGGGCTCAATGGTTGTGCTTGCGTTAAGTTGGTCAGTGTCACCTGATAACGATATTGCGCCGGCTCTGGCGTGTCCACAGTTGCTCCCGTGGGTTTTGTGTTATCAGAGCCGCAGGCGCTTAAACCAAGCACCACAAGCGCACTTAAACCCAGTGCTCGAGGGAAATGTGTTTGCAAAAGCATGCTCACCCCCTACTGCACAGTAATTGTTAGTTTCGCGACAGGGTTCAACCATCGCTGGACGCTGTTATTGATGTCGCTTTTTCCCGCTGATGCACTGTCATCGCCAAGGTTACCGGGGTGAATGTGCACCAACGTATTGCTCATTTCGTTGGTAACGCCGCTGCCCCCATTGCCAATAAGTTCCTCTAAAGGCGGTGGAACCGGCATACCAGGCACACCTGGGGCACCGCCGCCGCGTATTTCATCGTTGGCTTCAGTGCCGGCATCATAGGCGTTAAGGTATACATGGTAAGTTCCGGGTTCGCTCGGTACAGGCCAATTGCTAAGGCCAACGAAACCATCGTTGGTGGGTAGCATCATCGCCACCAGCGATAAGTAGGTATTACTTTCACGGGTGGTGAGGGTGCCTTCGCCGCTGTGTCCAGGCGCAAGCAAACCTTGCGCGGGGTTGGCAAGCACATCACCGCCAGCGACTTCTACTTGGTTAACAAGACCGTCGATGGCACCGCCTTCGGCCATGGCTTGTAATTCACTGGAGGCGGCAGTGGCAACGCGAAACAATTCACTGTTGCTATCGTGGGCAGCCACCAGCAGGGGCGTGAAATACATACCTTGGGTTAGGTTTTGCACTCGCACATCAAGTTCAGCAGCGCCCGCAGTGTGGCAAAGTGTGAGTGCAAGAGCGCTCAGGGTCATTTTTGGCAACGATTTCATCTCGAATCCTTTGTTATTCATATGCCGATCACAGCGCGTTTTGCACTGGCAAAGGCAACCTAGTTATGGGAAGTTCGTGAATGCGAATCGGCCGTTTCATCACTCAGCTAAGACAGACCTTGTGGTTCTCAGTTAACTTTCAAATAACATCAATCTTTTTTATTTGTCGGCTCAAATGCCGTGGAAAACCAGGGAGGAGTGTGGCTTGATAAATAAACAGAGAGTGACGCCGTGTGGGTCACTCTAGCGTGCACTCAACTGTTACTCACCGGCTAGGCGCGCTTGCTGAGTCAGCTGTTGATGTACATTGTTGACTAACTCCTGTGGGATACAGAGCTTATTTGCTAACGCATCAAGATATTGCCCAGAGATGGGCTGACTCAGGTCTATGGCGCTGGCACTGGCGGCATAGACTTCGATACCTGTTTGCGCATTTGGTACAGCATTAACCAGCTCCGACAAGCTCATGGGCTGGCGCAGTTCATCAAATAACATGGCTTTTTCATGGGTTTGCAAGTCCATGTTTTCTACTTGCGCAAAAATGCGTTGTCGCTCTTGCTCGTCTATATGACCATCGGCGTAGGCGGCTGCAATCATCGCGCGCATCAGTAGCAGTTGACCGCCTTCGTTGTCATCTTCCACAACGTGTTCAAAGCTTTGTTGCTGCATAGGAGTCGAGTGATAATTAAAGTTGCCTGAGCGTTGATGCGCCGTACTTGGTTCCGCAGCTGAACTTTTTTGTGCATACTGCTGGTATGCCTTCCAAGCAAGGCCACCAATGGCGGCAAGGGCACCATACTTCATCACTTTCTTAGATGTCTTTTTGCCACTTTTGCCGGTGGCTAAGCCACTTAGACCGCCGCCAGCGACACCGCCTAGAAAGCCGCTGAGTGCACCTGATTTATTTAAACTCCCTACGAGTTTTTGTAAGTCTTTCATTGCCCTTTCCTTATATCCATATTTACTTGGCCACTGTGAGCATAAGCCATGGCTGCGTAAATAAAAACAACCAGCTTGTTACAAAACAATACAAAAGTGCGTGAGACAAACGCAGCCAGAGGTATACACCGCACTATTTCTATTTTTGCATCGCTAAAAGCACAAAAAGATCATAAAAATAAAATGTTTATACGCTTTTAATGTAACAAAGCGTTTTCATTCGTAGTCTAGGGTGAATAAGGAGTCTAATAAAAAGGAACAAGCTATGAATAGAAAAAGACCGACCAACACTGAAGCGCAAGCTGATATGACCCCAATGCTCGATGTGGTTTTTATCCTGCTTATTTTCTTTGTGGTGACAACCTCCTTTGTTCGCGAGCACAGTTTGAGCGTTACTCGCCCCGAGTCTAATTCAGCGGTGTCAGCAGAAAATAAAACCTTGATGATTCAAGTCACTCACAGTAACCATGTGGTGATGGCGGGGAGGAATATCGAGACCTCACAAATCGCCAGCAACATCGCCCGCATATCTGCCACAGAGCCATTCTCTTCGGTTGCCATTCGCGCGCATGAGCAAAGCCGTCATCAGCAAGTTGTGACGGTTATGAATGCTGTACGAGAAATGGGGCAGTGGCCTATCGCGTTAGTTGATTAACGGCCTGTATTGAACGCCAGTGTCATTAGCCAATATGACACTGGCGCTTTTCTCAAGGTTGGTGGAAGTTTGTTGCGCTCAACGTAGTGAACGAAGCCATTAATCGCTGCTTGATCTGTGGGTCAGATTGCTTATTAATTGCCAAGCATGCAGGGAGGTCGCGGCTGAAATTCTCCGGCAGGGCTGCGGTAATATTGTCTGTATCGTGCACTGAGGTGTTAATTAATAACACATAATCTAACCGGCCATTACGGAGGTTTTGCGTTAATACATCGATATCCGTCGTCACCATCAGGTTTTTGCCTTCGATAAACCCTTGATTGAGTAATAAAGAATGTGCAACCGAGCCACGACTTGCGCCCACTAAGCTCGATTTTGCGTCAGCCAAAGAGCTTGGGGCCAGGTCATGACGGTTTTTGAGTTTATATAGATAAACCTCCATAGGAGGAACCAAAGGGCATAACCAATCAAAACGCTCACTGCGAGCGGGGGTTTTTAATATGGTAAAAATAAGGGTATTGGCAGAGGATTCTGCTTGTTTGTAGGCGCGCTTCCATGGCAACACTTCAATGCTGTAATCAAGGCCGGCATGATGCATAAGTTGTTGTACGCGCTCGGTGGCGTCTCCTCGCACCTGGCCCTGCTTATCAACATAGCTTAACGGCGGCAACTGCTCGGTGACCAAAAAAACCTTATTCTGGGCTATGCTCAAACAGCTCACAAGGGGTAATAATAACAGCCAATACTTCACATCAATCTACTCAATCCTTCGTCCCAAATAAGCCTAGGAGATAAACTAAGTTTTAGCAAAATCAATTAAGTATGGGTTCAGGGACATCTTGCTAAGTTACAATCTCACTCCTGT
This Pseudoalteromonas ruthenica DNA region includes the following protein-coding sequences:
- a CDS encoding spondin domain-containing protein; this translates as MKSLPKMTLSALALTLCHTAGAAELDVRVQNLTQGMYFTPLLVAAHDSNSELFRVATAASSELQAMAEGGAIDGLVNQVEVAGGDVLANPAQGLLAPGHSGEGTLTTRESNTYLSLVAMMLPTNDGFVGLSNWPVPSEPGTYHVYLNAYDAGTEANDEIRGGGAPGVPGMPVPPPLEELIGNGGSGVTNEMSNTLVHIHPGNLGDDSASAGKSDINNSVQRWLNPVAKLTITVQ
- a CDS encoding substrate-binding periplasmic protein; protein product: MKYWLLLLPLVSCLSIAQNKVFLVTEQLPPLSYVDKQGQVRGDATERVQQLMHHAGLDYSIEVLPWKRAYKQAESSANTLIFTILKTPARSERFDWLCPLVPPMEVYLYKLKNRHDLAPSSLADAKSSLVGASRGSVAHSLLLNQGFIEGKNLMVTTDIDVLTQNLRNGRLDYVLLINTSVHDTDNITAALPENFSRDLPACLAINKQSDPQIKQRLMASFTTLSATNFHQP
- a CDS encoding diguanylate cyclase, producing the protein MLRKILIVEDTPTIARVQKHICLQAGYEVDIADSKAKAEALIAKNNYFCAIVDFILPDAPQGEAIPCSTKAKIPTIVMTGSLEGKTREIVDRHPIIDYITKENKQAYQYLKRQLERLPRNEKIKILVVDDSATSRNYVSGLLKRHKYQVLEARDGLEALAMLERDNDISVIVTDSEMPKMRGEELCIEIRRIYTEEDIAIIGISGVESAHLSARFLKNGANDYLRKPFNPEEFYCRVRQNVEMLEQIRTIRRQANSDYLTELPNRRYFFSQVNKSLKAAAQQQQPSMIAMLDVDHFKAVNDRYGHDGGDEVLKALSKALCEHFDYEQVARMGGEEFAVYFAAEEPQHCLQKLEAFRRFVHTQGAALTPQSIAFTVSVGAAYGISDNIEALIKAADVQLYHAKDSGRNTVAYAPLNTDS
- a CDS encoding tellurite resistance TerB family protein, which gives rise to MKDLQKLVGSLNKSGALSGFLGGVAGGGLSGLATGKSGKKTSKKVMKYGALAAIGGLAWKAYQQYAQKSSAAEPSTAHQRSGNFNYHSTPMQQQSFEHVVEDDNEGGQLLLMRAMIAAAYADGHIDEQERQRIFAQVENMDLQTHEKAMLFDELRQPMSLSELVNAVPNAQTGIEVYAASASAIDLSQPISGQYLDALANKLCIPQELVNNVHQQLTQQARLAGE
- a CDS encoding spondin domain-containing protein, with translation MLLQTHFPRALGLSALVVLGLSACGSDNTKPTGATVDTPEPAQYRYQVTLTNLTQAQPLSPVAGVLHQQGQFWRIGEPASGALEALAEGGDNSALLANTEVIAHYGGETPISPGHTDEFTLSVEDVADSKLTLATMLVNTNDAFTGVNAVDLTPLAAGQSISLYGHGYDAGTEGNSELAQFIPGPAGMGEGFNAIRDDTNFVALHPGVVSADDGLAQSALGAQHRFDNPVIKVVITRTE
- a CDS encoding ExbD/TolR family protein; this translates as MNRKRPTNTEAQADMTPMLDVVFILLIFFVVTTSFVREHSLSVTRPESNSAVSAENKTLMIQVTHSNHVVMAGRNIETSQIASNIARISATEPFSSVAIRAHEQSRHQQVVTVMNAVREMGQWPIALVD